Proteins encoded in a region of the Oryctolagus cuniculus chromosome 10, mOryCun1.1, whole genome shotgun sequence genome:
- the LOC100344065 gene encoding IQ domain-containing protein F2 isoform X2, with translation MIIEVEDTEEITQWRLMEKKKKMKDLKRKEIAAIWIQAWWRGTLVRRTLLHMALRAWIIQCWWRLTLLKLLERKRREALLVYAQRERAVIKLQSLVRMWRVHWRYRQVLNAIYVIQCHWQCHNCQTCALLRGHCVVTATHLQFHIEIINS, from the exons ATGATAATTGAGGTTGAAGATACTGAAGAAATAACTCAATGGCGtcttatggaaaagaaaaagaaaatg aaagatttgaaaagaaaagaaatcgcAGCCATATGGATCCAGGCGTGGTGGCGCGGCACCCTGGTGCGCCGCACGCTGCTGCACATGGCCCTCAGGGCCTGGATCATCCAGTGCTGGTGGCGGCTGACGCTGCTCAAGCTGCTGGAGAGGAAGCGGCGCGAGGCCCTGCTGGTCTACGCTCAGCGAGAGAGGGCGGTGATCAAGCTGCAGTCTCTGGTCCGCATGTGGCGCGTCCACTGGCGATACCGCCAGGTGCTCAATGCCATCTACGTCATCCAGTGCCACTGGCAGTGCCACAACTGCCAGACGTGCGCTCTTCTCCGCGGTCACTGCGTGGTCACCGCCACCCACCTGCAGTTCCACATTGAGATCATCAACTCCTAA
- the IQCF2 gene encoding IQ domain-containing protein F2 isoform X2, which translates to MGVRFCVDGHFMIIEVEDTEEITQWRLMEKKKKMKDLKRKEIAAIWIQAWWRGTLVRRTLLHMALRAWIIQCWWRLTLLKLLERKRREALLVYAQRERAVIKLQSLVRMWRVHWRYRQVLNAIYVIQCHWQCHNCQTCALLRGHCVVTATHLQFHIEIINS; encoded by the exons ATGGGGGTTCGATTTTGT GTCGATGGCCACTTCATGATAATTGAGGTTGAAGATACTGAAGAAATAACTCAATGGCGtcttatggaaaagaaaaagaaaatg aaagatttgaaaagaaaagaaatcgcAGCCATATGGATCCAGGCGTGGTGGCGCGGCACCCTGGTGCGCCGCACGCTGCTGCACATGGCCCTCAGGGCCTGGATCATCCAGTGCTGGTGGCGGCTGACGCTGCTCAAGCTGCTGGAGAGGAAGCGGCGCGAGGCCCTGCTGGTCTACGCTCAGCGAGAGAGGGCGGTGATCAAGCTGCAGTCTCTGGTCCGCATGTGGCGCGTCCACTGGCGATACCGCCAGGTGCTCAATGCCATCTACGTCATCCAGTGCCACTGGCAGTGCCACAACTGCCAGACGTGCGCTCTTCTCCGCGGCCACTGCGTGGTCACCGCCACCCACCTGCAGTTCCACATTGAGATCATCAATTCCTAA
- the IQCF2 gene encoding IQ domain-containing protein F2 isoform X1, with protein MGVRFCVRENGQIYQVDGHFMIIEVEDTEEITQWRLMEKKKKMKDLKRKEIAAIWIQAWWRGTLVRRTLLHMALRAWIIQCWWRLTLLKLLERKRREALLVYAQRERAVIKLQSLVRMWRVHWRYRQVLNAIYVIQCHWQCHNCQTCALLRGHCVVTATHLQFHIEIINS; from the exons ATGGGGGTTCGATTTTGTGTAAGAGAAAATGGCCAGATCTACCAG GTCGATGGCCACTTCATGATAATTGAGGTTGAAGATACTGAAGAAATAACTCAATGGCGtcttatggaaaagaaaaagaaaatg aaagatttgaaaagaaaagaaatcgcAGCCATATGGATCCAGGCGTGGTGGCGCGGCACCCTGGTGCGCCGCACGCTGCTGCACATGGCCCTCAGGGCCTGGATCATCCAGTGCTGGTGGCGGCTGACGCTGCTCAAGCTGCTGGAGAGGAAGCGGCGCGAGGCCCTGCTGGTCTACGCTCAGCGAGAGAGGGCGGTGATCAAGCTGCAGTCTCTGGTCCGCATGTGGCGCGTCCACTGGCGATACCGCCAGGTGCTCAATGCCATCTACGTCATCCAGTGCCACTGGCAGTGCCACAACTGCCAGACGTGCGCTCTTCTCCGCGGCCACTGCGTGGTCACCGCCACCCACCTGCAGTTCCACATTGAGATCATCAATTCCTAA
- the LOC100344065 gene encoding IQ domain-containing protein F2 isoform X3: protein MASYGKEKENDLKRKEIAAIWIQAWWRGTLVRRTLLHMALRAWIIQCWWRLTLLKLLERKRREALLVYAQRERAVIKLQSLVRMWRVHWRYRQVLNAIYVIQCHWQCHNCQTCALLRGHCVVTATHLQFHIEIINS, encoded by the exons ATGGCGtcttatggaaaagaaaaagaaaatg atttgaaaagaaaagaaatcgcAGCCATATGGATCCAGGCGTGGTGGCGCGGCACCCTGGTGCGCCGCACGCTGCTGCACATGGCCCTCAGGGCCTGGATCATCCAGTGCTGGTGGCGGCTGACGCTGCTCAAGCTGCTGGAGAGGAAGCGGCGCGAGGCCCTGCTGGTCTACGCTCAGCGAGAGAGGGCGGTGATCAAGCTGCAGTCTCTGGTCCGCATGTGGCGCGTCCACTGGCGATACCGCCAGGTGCTCAATGCCATCTACGTCATCCAGTGCCACTGGCAGTGCCACAACTGCCAGACGTGCGCTCTTCTCCGCGGTCACTGCGTGGTCACCGCCACCCACCTGCAGTTCCACATTGAGATCATCAACTCCTAA
- the IQCF2 gene encoding IQ domain-containing protein F2 isoform X3 has product MIIEVEDTEEITQWRLMEKKKKMKDLKRKEIAAIWIQAWWRGTLVRRTLLHMALRAWIIQCWWRLTLLKLLERKRREALLVYAQRERAVIKLQSLVRMWRVHWRYRQVLNAIYVIQCHWQCHNCQTCALLRGHCVVTATHLQFHIEIINS; this is encoded by the exons ATGATAATTGAGGTTGAAGATACTGAAGAAATAACTCAATGGCGtcttatggaaaagaaaaagaaaatg aaagatttgaaaagaaaagaaatcgcAGCCATATGGATCCAGGCGTGGTGGCGCGGCACCCTGGTGCGCCGCACGCTGCTGCACATGGCCCTCAGGGCCTGGATCATCCAGTGCTGGTGGCGGCTGACGCTGCTCAAGCTGCTGGAGAGGAAGCGGCGCGAGGCCCTGCTGGTCTACGCTCAGCGAGAGAGGGCGGTGATCAAGCTGCAGTCTCTGGTCCGCATGTGGCGCGTCCACTGGCGATACCGCCAGGTGCTCAATGCCATCTACGTCATCCAGTGCCACTGGCAGTGCCACAACTGCCAGACGTGCGCTCTTCTCCGCGGCCACTGCGTGGTCACCGCCACCCACCTGCAGTTCCACATTGAGATCATCAATTCCTAA
- the LOC100344065 gene encoding IQ domain-containing protein F2 isoform X1: MGVRFCVDGHFMIIEVEDTEEITQWRLMEKKKKMKDLKRKEIAAIWIQAWWRGTLVRRTLLHMALRAWIIQCWWRLTLLKLLERKRREALLVYAQRERAVIKLQSLVRMWRVHWRYRQVLNAIYVIQCHWQCHNCQTCALLRGHCVVTATHLQFHIEIINS; this comes from the exons ATGGGGGTTCGATTTTGT GTCGATGGCCACTTCATGATAATTGAGGTTGAAGATACTGAAGAAATAACTCAATGGCGtcttatggaaaagaaaaagaaaatg aaagatttgaaaagaaaagaaatcgcAGCCATATGGATCCAGGCGTGGTGGCGCGGCACCCTGGTGCGCCGCACGCTGCTGCACATGGCCCTCAGGGCCTGGATCATCCAGTGCTGGTGGCGGCTGACGCTGCTCAAGCTGCTGGAGAGGAAGCGGCGCGAGGCCCTGCTGGTCTACGCTCAGCGAGAGAGGGCGGTGATCAAGCTGCAGTCTCTGGTCCGCATGTGGCGCGTCCACTGGCGATACCGCCAGGTGCTCAATGCCATCTACGTCATCCAGTGCCACTGGCAGTGCCACAACTGCCAGACGTGCGCTCTTCTCCGCGGTCACTGCGTGGTCACCGCCACCCACCTGCAGTTCCACATTGAGATCATCAACTCCTAA